The proteins below are encoded in one region of Rubripirellula reticaptiva:
- a CDS encoding succinylglutamate desuccinylase/aspartoacylase family protein: MSSKVESWFGCEVKAGEAVSTELVISESYSSRDVAIPIRVRRGLESGPTVFVTAALHGDELNGTGAIRSMLSDDSWELRSGTLLMVPVLNVLGFERHSRYLPDRRDLNRCFPGNSTGSMASRLAKVIFDSIVPRCDFGIDLHTAAVRRTNFPNARADLDNDACRNLAETFGSGIILHGKGPKGSFRRSATDAGCPTIVVEGGEVWKVESAVAECMLRGVFNVLKMLKMMDGEPDIPNRQAVIRETKWIRAERGGFMSMHVAAGDSVVKGQAIASNSNLLTEDQNRLESPFSGIVLGMTTLPAVQPGEPVVYIGRLANPKSAQRHDENVANDDIQRTALEHLATNVQVTEPDESEPDVSSD, from the coding sequence ATGAGTTCAAAAGTGGAAAGCTGGTTCGGTTGTGAAGTGAAAGCTGGCGAGGCCGTCAGTACCGAACTGGTGATTTCTGAGAGCTATAGTAGTCGTGATGTTGCAATTCCCATCCGGGTTCGTCGCGGATTGGAATCCGGGCCGACGGTTTTCGTAACTGCCGCGTTGCATGGTGATGAACTAAATGGCACTGGCGCGATTCGCAGTATGCTTTCCGATGACTCGTGGGAGTTGCGGTCGGGCACGCTGTTGATGGTTCCAGTCTTGAACGTGCTCGGCTTTGAACGTCACTCGCGATATTTGCCAGACCGTCGAGATTTAAATCGATGCTTTCCTGGTAACTCGACGGGCAGCATGGCATCGCGCCTTGCGAAGGTTATTTTTGATTCGATCGTGCCGCGATGCGACTTCGGAATTGATCTACACACCGCTGCAGTCCGTCGTACCAACTTCCCGAATGCTCGCGCTGATTTGGACAACGACGCTTGCCGCAATCTTGCTGAAACGTTCGGGTCAGGAATTATTCTGCACGGCAAAGGCCCGAAGGGATCGTTTCGTCGATCAGCAACGGACGCCGGATGCCCGACGATCGTGGTCGAAGGTGGCGAGGTTTGGAAGGTCGAGTCAGCAGTGGCTGAATGCATGCTGAGAGGCGTTTTCAATGTCTTGAAAATGTTGAAGATGATGGATGGCGAACCTGACATCCCAAATCGGCAAGCCGTCATTCGCGAAACAAAATGGATCCGTGCCGAGCGCGGCGGTTTCATGTCGATGCATGTGGCGGCGGGCGATAGCGTGGTCAAAGGGCAAGCGATTGCTTCAAACAGCAATCTGTTGACCGAGGACCAGAACCGTCTTGAAAGTCCGTTCTCGGGAATCGTACTTGGGATGACCACATTGCCGGCCGTCCAGCCAGGCGAACCGGTCGTTTACATTGGCCGACTGGCGAATCCCAAGTCGGCGCAGCGCCACGACGAAAACGTTGCCAACGATGACATCCAGCGAACGGCGTTAGAGCACTTGGCTACCAACGTTCAAGTCACTGAACCCGACGAATCCGAACCCGACGTGTCGTCGGACTAG
- a CDS encoding RimK family alpha-L-glutamate ligase codes for MKLGILSTAPRCYSTRRMVDAAKSRGHKPTVINTLKCSIDLQSGKPDLYYKGKPLADFDAVIPRIGASITYFGTAVVRQLEQMNVFVANTSGGISNSRDKLRSMQILSRHHIGMPRTTFVRDRADVIPAIERIGGAPVIIKLLEGTQGVGVILADSIKIAEAIIETLQTAKQNVLVQGFVSESKGRDVRAFVIGDQVIGAMRRVAQGDEFRSNVHRGGKVEHMELDDEYRETAIRAAQIMGLRIAGVDMLEGKNGPQVMEVNSSPGLEGIEAATQSDIAGAIIDYCAAHTDFPEMDVRQKLTVSRGYTVSELVIPEGSHFVGMTITEAAFAEQDINVLTLYRGKTVIPNPKVSRVLEAGDRLLCFGKQLAMKAMVPKNTRAQREPEVKELDPEMVAHATANPVYS; via the coding sequence ATGAAACTCGGCATTCTCTCCACTGCTCCCCGTTGTTACAGCACTCGACGAATGGTGGATGCTGCGAAGTCGCGCGGCCATAAACCGACGGTGATCAACACGCTGAAATGTTCGATCGATCTGCAATCGGGCAAACCAGACCTGTACTACAAAGGTAAACCGCTGGCGGATTTTGACGCCGTGATCCCTCGAATCGGAGCCAGCATTACGTATTTCGGTACGGCGGTGGTTCGTCAACTTGAACAAATGAATGTCTTCGTCGCGAACACCTCTGGTGGTATTTCCAACAGCCGCGACAAGCTGCGCAGCATGCAGATCCTAAGTCGGCACCACATCGGCATGCCCCGAACTACCTTCGTTCGCGATCGTGCAGACGTGATCCCTGCGATCGAGCGAATTGGCGGAGCCCCCGTCATCATCAAGCTTCTCGAAGGAACCCAGGGTGTGGGCGTGATCCTTGCCGACAGCATCAAGATTGCTGAAGCGATCATTGAAACATTGCAAACCGCCAAACAAAACGTTTTGGTCCAAGGATTCGTTTCGGAAAGCAAAGGACGCGACGTTCGCGCTTTTGTGATCGGTGACCAAGTCATCGGTGCGATGCGACGAGTTGCGCAAGGTGACGAGTTTCGCAGCAACGTTCACCGCGGCGGCAAAGTCGAGCACATGGAACTGGATGATGAGTATCGCGAAACTGCGATCCGTGCCGCTCAGATCATGGGGCTGCGTATCGCCGGTGTCGACATGCTTGAGGGCAAGAACGGGCCACAGGTGATGGAAGTGAACAGTTCCCCTGGACTCGAAGGCATCGAAGCGGCAACGCAGAGTGACATCGCCGGGGCAATCATTGATTACTGTGCGGCTCACACCGACTTTCCTGAAATGGACGTTCGCCAAAAGCTCACGGTAAGCCGAGGATACACGGTTTCGGAGCTGGTCATTCCCGAAGGCTCTCACTTTGTCGGCATGACCATCACCGAAGCGGCGTTCGCAGAACAAGACATCAACGTCCTGACACTTTACCGTGGTAAGACCGTGATTCCAAACCCGAAAGTGTCACGTGTATTAGAAGCAGGCGATCGGTTGCTTTGCTTTGGCAAACAACTCGCAATGAAAGCGATGGTGCCAAAGAACACTCGCGCGCAGCGAGAACCCGAAGTGAAAGAGCTTGACCCAGAAATGGTCGCGCACGCAACTGCGAATCCGGTGTACTCATGA